In Gammaproteobacteria bacterium, the sequence TACGCGAAGAGGGTTTTCAACCGACGCCGATCGATGACGAGGATACCCTGCTAGCGCAGATTATGGCGGACCCCGACACCTGGTCGTCCGAGCTGGTCAGGCGCACGACCTCACGCATGGTCGAGTTGGAACGGCAGTCCGAACAGATCTATGCGGCGCGTGAACCGGACCGCGCGAAACGGCAGACGGCCAATACCGGGGTCATGGGCGGCTCGGCATTCGTCCTTCAGACCGCGACCTATCGCTACCCGAGCTTCACCTTCGCGCCGTCCACGGCGCCGGACCAATGGTGGTGGCGCAATATCATCCCCTACGAGATCGCTTTCGATGTGGTCGAGGGGGACCTGACACTGACCTGGCAGCCCACATGGGCATTGACGCCGCGAACGCTTCTGGGAATCCGGGGATCGGTCGGGTTCGCCGGGGGCCTGTTTTCCTCGGCGGGTCCCAACCGGGAGAACTTTCTCGGCGCCGGCCTGGACCTGACACAGATGGGCGACTACAAGTTGATCAGCAGCGTGGGCGTCGCACCGACCTTCTACCATACATTCAAGGCTCCAGAGGACGCGCCCCAGAACACCTTTGGAGGCGACGTCCACATCGGCTTCCTGAACAACCGTCTGCGCCTCGGCATCGGGGCCCGCGACTTCGGCGACACCGCCAACTCCTGGTTTTTCAACCTCGGCCTGGCGGACCTCCCGGGCGTCCTGTACTGGCTATCGCGATGAAACGCGTCGCGCGACCCAACGCCAATGGGTCACGACCGGGTAACGGGGTGCGGGACGGATTGCCCTCGGCGTTCAACCGCTTTTGAATCCCGCTTCCTTGTGGCTGCCGTCGCAGAAGGGCTTGTTCGCCGATTGCCCGCAGCGACACAATGCGGCCTTCTTCCCGCGCCAGGCCACACGGCCGTTTCCCGCTGTGATGGCGAAGTCGCCACTCAGGATCAACGGGCCGTCCTGCGTGGCGCGAATCTCGAGGTTGCCGCCCTCTCCCGTCGAGTCGTTCCCCTTCTTGCCGACGCCACCGGGGTCCGTGAATCCCGCCTTCGCGTGGCTGTTGTCACAGAAGGGCTTGTTGCGAGACTGTCCGCAACGGCACAGCGCCGCACGGAACCGGACTCCCGGCATCTCGTCCGGGGCTCCGACGATATCGAGATCGCCTGAGACGAAAAGGGGCCCGTTGTAGGTTACGTGGACGGTGTTGGCGGGCGCGGGCCGTTCCTCGACACCGCCCTTGTCCGCGTAGGTCAGGGCGCCGCTGGGACAGCGCTCGATGATCTCCCGCACGTCCGCCGCGGTGCTGGTGTCGGGAACGCACCAGGGCTGGCGTCCGCCGACGAAGAGTTCACCTTCGGATTTGCCGCATTCGCCGATGTGGATGCAGAGTCTCCCGTCCCAGGTCACGTCGATTTCCCTGCCGGGAAACTTGAATACCTTCTGTTCGCTCATCGTGGTTCGCCCGTGTCGGTTCGCTGTTTACTGAAGTGCGAATGCAGCAGGGATCGCGGTGTCGAAACCTTCACGACCCGTCTGGCGGGAATCCCGGACACAAGCGTCACCGCTGGCCGGGTCGCAACTCCTGATTCGCCTGGTTGCACCCGATTCTGAACCCTGGCGCAGCCTCCCGCAACGGCAAGATCCGTCGGGTTTAGCGTGCCCCCGAGGCGGATCGCTGGTGTTTCGCCGGTTGTAGCGAGCGTCTCAAGGGATGGCATAGAATGCCGCTGAAGTCAGAGACCACTACAATCGCGAGGCGACTGAACATGGACATCGCTATTTCGGGGTTTCCTGCTGAAACGACCGAGGACGAGATTCGCGAGACGCTGGAGAAGTACGGCGTCACCGTCAAGGAAGTCTCCATCGAACTGTCTGACAATCCGCACCGCAACCTGGCGACGGTGGGCGTGGACCTGGATGAGTCCGGGGCCAGGGTGCTGGCGAAGAAGCTCAACGGCTTGGTGTACAAGGGGCAGCGCCTGCGCGCCGAGATTTACCTGCTGTTCAAGTGACCCGCATGTGTCGAAGGTGTTCCCATCGAAAGGTACGCACCGCGTTGTTGCAAATGGATAACAGGTGCTGACCGTCACGCGAAGCCGTTTCGCGGCGTGGGCCGGCAGGCTGTTCCTGCTGGTCCTGATGGCGACCGGCGGATGTGCGACACTCCCAGAAAACGTCGGTCGCGTCGAGTCGCACGCCTACCGCGATGTCGGCGATACCCGCATGGCGGAGGCGATTCGAGAAGAGAGTGCCGCCAAGCCGGGCGAGTCGGGTTTTCTCCTCCTGGGCAACGGTCTGGATGCCTTCGTTGCCCGCGCCGCCCTGGCAAATCTGGCCGAGCGCAGCATCGACGCCCAGTACTACCTGTTGCACAACGACCTAACCGGAAAGCTGTTCCTCGATCAGCTGGTCAAGGCGGCGGACCGGGGCGTGCGAGTCCGGCTTCTGGTCGACGACATCGATCTCGGCGGCCGGGACGAGGGCGCGGCAGCGCTGGATGCGCATCCCAACGTCGAGGTGCGTCTGTTCAACCCCTTCAGCCGCGATACCTGGCGCATGACGCAGTACGTGACCGGCCTGGGTTCGGTGACCCGTCGAATGCACAACAAGTCGTTCACCGCGGACAACATCGCGACGATCTTGGGCGGGCGCAATATCGGTGACGAATATTTCAATGCCCACGCCGACCTGGCCTTCGCGGACCTGGACGTGCTGGCGGTCGGCCCGATCGTGGACGAGGTCTCGCAATCCTTCGACCTCTACTGGAACAGCGAACTCGCGTATCCGGCCTCGACCCTGGTACGGGAGATGCCCGACGAGGCGGAGATCGCGGCCACGTACCGGGAGCTTGCGGCCTTCGCAGAATCGAACCGCGATTCGCCGTACATGCAGGCACTGAGGGATTCCACGCTGGCCAAAGATGTCAAAAACCACAATGTGGAATTCATCTGGGCGGACGCGGACGTGTTCTACGACCGGCCCGAGAAGATCGCCGAGAGAAGCGACAGGGAGGATTTGCTACTTGCCACGCAACTCGGTCCCCACCTCGGGGACGTGCAGGACGAACTCATCGTCTTCTCCGCCTATTTCGTCCCGGGCAAGAAGGGCGTCGAGGCCCTGTCGGAACTCGCGGAACGAGGGGTCCGTGTGCGAATCCTGACCAACGCGCTGTCGTCCACGGACGTCGCGGTCGTTCATGCCGGGTACGCCAAGTATCGAAAACAAATGCTGCGAGCCGGCGTCGAACTGTATGAAATGAACAAGCGACTCTCCAGGACGCAACGCGAGGCAATGAAGGGGCCGCAGCCCTCGTCCAAGGCAAGCCTGCATACCAAGTCCTTCGTGCTTGACCGGGAGAGCGCCTTTATCGGTTCCTTCAACCTCGATCCCCGCTCGGTGAGTGAGAACACGGAGATCGGTCTGCTCATCGAGTCGCCGGAGATCGCCGGCGGGATGGGGGACTGGTTCGATGCCAATATCGACCAACTGGCATTCCGGCTCGAACTCGTGACCGAAGACGACGGCAGGGAGCGGATCCTCTGGCACGGCCTGGTGGACGGTGAGGAGAAGGTCTTCGACGTGGACCCCTACACCAGCATCTGGCGCCGCATGGGCGTAGGGTTTGCCGGGTTTCTGCCGATCGAGTCCCAGCTGTAGCCGTCCGGTTTGCCGACGGGGCATTTTCTTGTTCCGGGGGGGTGG encodes:
- a CDS encoding RNA recognition motif domain-containing protein — protein: MPLKSETTTIARRLNMDIAISGFPAETTEDEIRETLEKYGVTVKEVSIELSDNPHRNLATVGVDLDESGARVLAKKLNGLVYKGQRLRAEIYLLFK
- a CDS encoding CDGSH iron-sulfur domain-containing protein, with product MSEQKVFKFPGREIDVTWDGRLCIHIGECGKSEGELFVGGRQPWCVPDTSTAADVREIIERCPSGALTYADKGGVEERPAPANTVHVTYNGPLFVSGDLDIVGAPDEMPGVRFRAALCRCGQSRNKPFCDNSHAKAGFTDPGGVGKKGNDSTGEGGNLEIRATQDGPLILSGDFAITAGNGRVAWRGKKAALCRCGQSANKPFCDGSHKEAGFKSG
- a CDS encoding phospholipase D family protein; amino-acid sequence: MLTVTRSRFAAWAGRLFLLVLMATGGCATLPENVGRVESHAYRDVGDTRMAEAIREESAAKPGESGFLLLGNGLDAFVARAALANLAERSIDAQYYLLHNDLTGKLFLDQLVKAADRGVRVRLLVDDIDLGGRDEGAAALDAHPNVEVRLFNPFSRDTWRMTQYVTGLGSVTRRMHNKSFTADNIATILGGRNIGDEYFNAHADLAFADLDVLAVGPIVDEVSQSFDLYWNSELAYPASTLVREMPDEAEIAATYRELAAFAESNRDSPYMQALRDSTLAKDVKNHNVEFIWADADVFYDRPEKIAERSDREDLLLATQLGPHLGDVQDELIVFSAYFVPGKKGVEALSELAERGVRVRILTNALSSTDVAVVHAGYAKYRKQMLRAGVELYEMNKRLSRTQREAMKGPQPSSKASLHTKSFVLDRESAFIGSFNLDPRSVSENTEIGLLIESPEIAGGMGDWFDANIDQLAFRLELVTEDDGRERILWHGLVDGEEKVFDVDPYTSIWRRMGVGFAGFLPIESQL